One Micromonospora sp. WMMD812 genomic window carries:
- a CDS encoding nicotinate phosphoribosyltransferase, whose product MTGLRTDLYELRMAASYLRRGMTGRATFSLFARRLPPRRGFLVAAGLDEALTFLEDFAFDPADLAYLRDAVGFDQPTLTALATLRFTGDVWAVPEGRVVFADEPLLEITAPIAEAQLVETGVLNLITFHTTVATKAARCRLAAGDAQLIDFAFRRTHGIEAGAGVARASAIAGFLATSDVEAARRYGLQPSGTMAHSYVEAFPDERAAFRAFAADFPTNPIFLVDTYDTPAGVRAAVDVITELGLTGPLGVRLDSGDLAALARETRAILDDAGLTQAQIVASGSLDEDVIAGLVAAGAPIDGYGVGTKMGVSYDAPSLDSAYKLVAVGDRPVLKLSPGKATLPGPKQVFRDPDGASGDVVGLRDEPPPDGRRPLLVPVMRDGRRLEPADPAEAVRAARRRFDGELGWLPEAARRLIDPEPLATTVSPALTALHDRVAAQVAPGGTY is encoded by the coding sequence ATGACCGGACTGCGGACCGACCTGTACGAGCTGCGGATGGCGGCCAGCTACCTGCGCCGCGGGATGACGGGGCGGGCGACGTTCAGCCTGTTCGCCCGCCGGCTGCCACCGCGGCGCGGCTTCCTGGTCGCCGCCGGGCTGGACGAGGCCCTGACGTTCCTGGAGGACTTCGCGTTCGACCCGGCCGACCTCGCCTACCTGCGCGACGCCGTCGGCTTCGACCAGCCGACCCTGACCGCGCTGGCCACGCTCCGGTTCACCGGCGACGTCTGGGCCGTCCCGGAGGGCCGGGTGGTCTTCGCCGACGAACCGCTGCTGGAGATCACCGCGCCGATCGCCGAGGCGCAGCTGGTGGAGACCGGGGTGCTCAACCTGATCACCTTCCACACCACGGTGGCCACCAAGGCCGCCCGCTGCCGGCTCGCCGCCGGGGACGCGCAGCTGATCGACTTCGCGTTCCGCCGTACGCACGGCATCGAGGCCGGTGCCGGCGTGGCCCGGGCCTCGGCCATCGCCGGCTTCCTGGCGACCAGCGACGTCGAGGCCGCCCGGCGCTACGGCCTGCAGCCCTCCGGCACGATGGCCCACTCGTACGTCGAGGCGTTCCCCGACGAGCGTGCCGCGTTCCGGGCGTTCGCCGCCGACTTCCCGACGAACCCGATCTTCCTCGTGGACACCTACGACACCCCGGCCGGCGTACGGGCCGCCGTCGACGTGATCACCGAGCTGGGCCTGACCGGGCCGCTCGGCGTCCGGCTCGACTCCGGCGACCTCGCCGCCCTGGCCCGCGAGACCCGGGCGATCCTGGACGACGCCGGCCTCACCCAGGCGCAGATCGTGGCGAGCGGCAGCCTGGACGAGGACGTCATCGCCGGCCTCGTCGCGGCGGGCGCGCCGATCGACGGGTACGGGGTGGGCACCAAGATGGGCGTCTCCTACGACGCGCCGTCGCTGGACAGCGCGTACAAGCTGGTGGCCGTCGGCGACCGCCCGGTGCTCAAGCTCTCCCCGGGCAAGGCCACCCTCCCCGGACCCAAACAGGTCTTCCGCGACCCGGACGGAGCGAGCGGCGACGTGGTCGGCCTCCGCGACGAGCCCCCGCCGGACGGCCGCCGGCCGCTGCTCGTACCGGTGATGCGCGACGGTCGCCGCCTGGAACCGGCCGACCCGGCCGAGGCCGTACGCGCCGCGCGCCGCCGGTTCGACGGCGAGCTCGGCTGGCTGCCGGAGGCGGCGCGCCGGCTGATCGATCCGGAACCGCTCGCCACCACCGTCAGCCCGGCGCTCACCGCGCTGCACGACCGGGTCGCGGCCCAGGTGGCCCCCGGCGGCACGTACTGA
- a CDS encoding helix-turn-helix domain-containing protein — protein sequence MQGELQRLVDALAAYAGRPALIEDRRQRVVVYSEHTGLMDDVRRASILRRQTTPEVIAWFRKTGITEARAPVRTPASEELDLLPRVCVPIRHQDLLLGFVWFIDPDGTMADADIAATGLMSELSLALYRENLLGELAWNRETEAARTLLSADETTRAQSMRTLREAGMIAGDGPATALVAHLVTSGGDPPDEVARLALEQALVTTRRWIGTREALHLVRDDHGVLLLCGRGGGRPSPEVAAKLLDDNLRQATRGLGAVERTVVGIGQTRPGLAEAFGSYGEAVQSARVGVRLPALGPVVSWPGLGIYRVLSRLEGRHLDMADVHPGLERLLREQPNPVLLQTLERYLDLAGNAHATAEQLRLHRTTLYYRLQRVEELAETDLKDGNERLCLHLALKLGRLTGAYRPEE from the coding sequence ATGCAGGGTGAGTTGCAACGCCTTGTGGACGCTCTCGCCGCCTACGCGGGCCGGCCCGCGCTGATCGAGGACCGACGCCAGCGGGTGGTGGTCTACAGCGAGCACACCGGGTTGATGGACGACGTGCGCAGGGCGTCGATCCTGCGGCGGCAGACCACCCCGGAGGTGATCGCGTGGTTCCGCAAGACGGGAATCACGGAGGCTCGCGCGCCGGTGCGGACACCCGCGTCGGAGGAGCTGGATCTGTTGCCGCGGGTCTGCGTGCCGATCCGGCACCAGGATCTGCTGCTGGGGTTCGTCTGGTTCATCGACCCGGACGGCACCATGGCGGACGCGGACATCGCCGCGACCGGCCTGATGAGCGAGCTGTCGCTGGCGCTCTACCGGGAGAATCTCCTCGGCGAGCTGGCCTGGAACCGGGAGACCGAGGCGGCCCGGACGCTGCTCTCCGCCGACGAGACCACCCGTGCGCAGTCGATGCGGACGCTGCGCGAGGCCGGCATGATCGCCGGTGACGGCCCGGCCACCGCTCTCGTCGCGCACCTCGTGACCTCGGGTGGCGACCCGCCCGACGAGGTCGCGCGCCTCGCACTCGAACAGGCGCTGGTCACCACTCGGCGGTGGATCGGCACGCGGGAGGCGTTGCACCTGGTCCGCGACGACCACGGGGTCCTGCTGCTCTGCGGGCGGGGCGGCGGGCGTCCGTCGCCCGAGGTCGCCGCGAAGCTCCTCGACGACAACCTGCGGCAGGCGACGCGCGGGCTCGGCGCGGTCGAGCGCACGGTGGTCGGGATCGGGCAGACCCGGCCGGGGCTCGCCGAGGCGTTCGGGTCGTACGGGGAGGCGGTGCAGTCCGCCCGGGTCGGCGTCCGGCTGCCGGCGCTCGGCCCCGTCGTGTCGTGGCCGGGGCTGGGCATCTACCGAGTGCTGTCGCGGTTGGAGGGTCGGCACCTGGACATGGCCGACGTGCATCCCGGCTTGGAGCGGCTGCTGCGGGAGCAGCCGAATCCGGTGCTGTTGCAGACGCTGGAGCGTTACCTGGATCTGGCCGGCAACGCTCACGCGACCGCCGAGCAGCTTCGGCTGCACCGCACGACCCTCTACTACCGGTTGCAGCGCGTCGAAGAGCTGGCCGAGACAGATCTCAAGGACGGCAACGAGCGGCTCTGCCTGCACCTGGCGTTGAAGCTGGGCCGGCTGACCGGCGCGTACCGGCCGGAGGAGTGA
- a CDS encoding Xaa-Pro dipeptidyl-peptidase, whose amino-acid sequence MRTTRSWWRASVVVVVAAAVGLPAATATAQPVAERLRPVIQNGVTQPVFGYADAIRERVFVTSDVDTDADGGRDVVAMDIIRPKASDRGLRVPVIMDASPYYSTVCRGNEGECKGDLDGDGLNDQWPLFYDNYFVPRGYAVVLLDMIGTNNSTGCPVTGGRADNISAPTAIDWLNGRRAGTNAAGQRVVATWHNGKTGMIGKSYDGTLANAAAATGVKGLSTIVPISAISSWYDYSRSNGLVTRANNYSGSLSNTVTNPERREHCAPVRAQLGVDGDDVTGDYNDFWAERDYVPDAKRVRASVFVVHGINDNNVRPDHFSKWWDALAKHHVPRKLWMTGTGHVDPFDFRRGEWVDTLHRWFDYWLQGVKNGIMAEPMADIERAPDVWETQRSWPVPGTRTTDVWLRPGAEGAAGALSVRPSPGKESRTFQDTPTMSQTTAIRHPSDPQANTANRLVFLSEPLKAPLHISGTPIVRIKASVNGEDTSFAGLLVDYGTRPRFSTAGDGIRTLTEEDCWGEQATWGGFAENACYRQTEKTVASDPQELVTKGILDGQNLKSLSVTTPLVPGKKNSVEVPLLPEDYVFAAGNQVGVVLLGSYSGYSSRAKQNQAEITVHFDSSRIELPIVGGRSAAVRAGL is encoded by the coding sequence ATGCGAACCACGAGGAGCTGGTGGCGAGCGTCGGTGGTGGTCGTGGTGGCCGCCGCCGTCGGCCTGCCGGCGGCGACCGCGACGGCGCAGCCGGTCGCGGAGCGTCTCCGGCCGGTCATCCAGAACGGTGTGACCCAACCGGTGTTCGGATATGCCGACGCGATCCGCGAGCGGGTGTTCGTCACCTCCGACGTCGACACGGACGCCGACGGCGGGCGCGACGTCGTGGCCATGGACATCATCCGGCCCAAGGCCAGCGACCGGGGCCTCCGCGTGCCGGTGATCATGGACGCCAGCCCGTACTACTCGACGGTCTGCCGCGGCAACGAGGGCGAGTGCAAGGGCGACCTCGACGGCGACGGCCTGAACGACCAGTGGCCGCTGTTCTACGACAACTACTTCGTCCCGCGCGGCTACGCGGTGGTCCTGCTGGACATGATCGGCACCAACAACTCGACCGGCTGCCCGGTCACCGGTGGCCGCGCCGACAACATCAGCGCGCCGACCGCCATCGACTGGCTCAACGGCCGCCGGGCCGGCACCAACGCCGCCGGGCAGCGGGTCGTCGCCACCTGGCACAACGGCAAGACCGGCATGATCGGCAAGTCGTACGACGGCACCCTCGCCAACGCGGCCGCCGCGACCGGCGTGAAGGGCCTCAGCACGATCGTGCCGATCTCGGCGATCTCCAGCTGGTACGACTACTCGCGCAGCAACGGTCTGGTCACCCGGGCGAACAACTACTCCGGCAGCCTCTCCAACACCGTCACCAACCCGGAGCGGCGAGAGCACTGCGCGCCGGTGCGCGCGCAGTTGGGGGTGGACGGCGACGACGTCACCGGCGACTACAACGACTTCTGGGCCGAACGGGACTACGTCCCGGACGCGAAGCGGGTGCGGGCCAGCGTCTTCGTGGTCCACGGCATCAACGACAACAACGTCCGGCCGGACCACTTCAGCAAGTGGTGGGACGCGCTCGCGAAGCACCACGTGCCCCGCAAGCTCTGGATGACCGGCACCGGCCACGTCGACCCGTTCGACTTCCGTCGGGGCGAGTGGGTGGACACCCTGCACCGCTGGTTCGACTACTGGCTGCAGGGTGTGAAGAACGGCATCATGGCCGAGCCGATGGCGGACATCGAGCGGGCGCCGGACGTCTGGGAGACCCAGCGCAGCTGGCCGGTTCCGGGCACCCGGACGACCGACGTGTGGCTGCGGCCCGGCGCCGAGGGCGCGGCCGGCGCGCTGTCGGTTCGCCCGAGCCCCGGCAAGGAGTCCCGGACGTTCCAGGACACCCCGACGATGAGCCAGACCACCGCGATCCGGCACCCGTCGGACCCGCAGGCGAACACCGCGAACCGCCTCGTGTTCCTGTCCGAGCCGCTGAAGGCGCCGCTGCACATCTCGGGCACCCCGATCGTGCGGATCAAGGCCTCGGTCAACGGCGAGGACACCAGCTTCGCCGGTCTGCTGGTGGACTACGGCACCCGGCCCCGGTTCAGCACCGCCGGTGACGGCATCCGGACGCTCACCGAGGAGGACTGCTGGGGCGAGCAGGCCACCTGGGGTGGCTTCGCCGAGAACGCCTGTTACCGGCAGACCGAGAAGACCGTGGCCAGCGACCCGCAGGAGCTGGTGACCAAGGGCATCCTCGACGGCCAGAACCTGAAGTCGCTGTCCGTGACGACGCCGCTGGTCCCCGGCAAGAAGAATTCGGTCGAGGTGCCGCTGCTCCCCGAGGACTACGTCTTCGCGGCCGGCAACCAGGTCGGTGTGGTCCTGCTCGGCTCGTACTCGGGCTACAGCAGCCGGGCCAAGCAGAACCAGGCCGAGATCACCGTCCACTTCGACAGCAGCCGCATCGAGCTGCCGATCGTCGGCGGCCGTTCGGCGGCCGTGCGAGCCGGTCTGTGA
- a CDS encoding alpha/beta hydrolase has product MGIFTSDDGTRLGYHRTGEGAPLVCLPGGPMLASDYLGDLGGLSAHRSLVLLDPRGAGASAVPADPASYRCDRQVSDVEALRVHLGLTHLDLVAHSAGASLALLYAARHPDRVGRLALVTPSPRPVGLEISDLDRRELAELRRDEPWFPDASAAFERIWSGDATEADWDAIEPFSHGRWDAARQAYCARMASDRNGDAARVYYSPGAFEPDAVRSAVAHLPAPVLLLAGGLDVGLPPKRAAEYAGLFPRAELAVQPGAGHFPWLDDPESFVATMAGFLR; this is encoded by the coding sequence ATGGGGATCTTCACGAGTGACGACGGCACGCGGCTCGGCTATCACCGGACCGGTGAGGGCGCACCGCTGGTCTGCCTGCCCGGCGGGCCGATGCTCGCCTCGGACTACCTCGGCGACCTGGGAGGGCTGTCGGCGCACCGGTCGTTGGTGCTGCTGGACCCGCGCGGGGCCGGAGCGTCGGCGGTCCCGGCGGACCCGGCGAGCTACCGGTGCGACCGGCAGGTCTCCGACGTCGAAGCCCTGCGCGTGCACCTCGGGCTCACCCACCTCGACCTGGTCGCGCACTCGGCCGGCGCGTCGCTCGCCCTCCTGTACGCCGCCCGGCACCCCGACCGCGTCGGTCGGCTCGCCCTGGTCACTCCCAGCCCACGGCCGGTCGGCCTGGAGATCTCCGACCTGGATCGTCGGGAACTCGCCGAACTGCGCCGGGACGAGCCCTGGTTCCCGGACGCCTCCGCGGCGTTCGAGCGGATCTGGTCCGGCGACGCGACGGAGGCCGACTGGGACGCGATCGAACCGTTCAGCCACGGCCGGTGGGACGCGGCCCGCCAGGCGTACTGCGCCCGGATGGCGAGCGATCGGAACGGGGACGCGGCACGGGTCTACTACTCCCCCGGCGCGTTCGAGCCGGACGCGGTCCGGTCCGCCGTGGCCCACCTTCCGGCACCGGTCCTGCTCCTCGCCGGCGGGCTAGACGTCGGGCTTCCTCCGAAGCGCGCCGCCGAGTACGCCGGCCTGTTCCCCCGCGCCGAACTGGCCGTGCAGCCGGGCGCCGGGCACTTCCCCTGGCTCGACGATCCGGAGTCGTTCGTGGCGACGATGGCCGGGTTCCTGCGCTGA
- the iolD gene encoding 3D-(3,5/4)-trihydroxycyclohexane-1,2-dione acylhydrolase (decyclizing), with product MPRLTVAQALVTFLARQWSERDGVRHRLIPACFGIFGHGNVAGIGEALASAEVDLPYHLCRTEQGMVHTAAAYARMTDRMSTLACTTSIGPGATNLVTGAAGATINRLPVLLLPGDIFATRVANPVLQELEDPRSYDVSVTDALRPVSRYWDRINRPEQLPAALLAAMRVLTDPVETGAVTLALPQDVQAEAYDWPAELFADRVWHVPRPRPDSAAVDRAARVVTAARRPLLVAGGGVIYSGAGDALRRFAETHGVPVAQTQAGTGALPHDHPLALGAVGVTGTSAANEVAAGADVVIGVGTRYSDFTTASGTLFREGARFVNLTISGFDGAKLSGTPLVADAREGLAALDAACAGWSTVPAYRAEVSDLIGRWAVVAERARHAAPDARPTQTAVIGAVNDAAGPRDVVVCAAGSMPGDLHRLWRSADPKSYHVEYGYSCMGYEIPGGLGVKLAAPDREVFVLVGDGSYLMLPSELATAVADGVKLVVVLVDNDGFASIGRLSESVGAQRLGTAYEDRAGAPLPVDLGANAASLGADLIRVSTTAELRAALETARAASRTTVVHVRTDRFEAGPDGGAWWDVPVAEVSTTAAARAARAGYEEGRKARHTRLRPA from the coding sequence ATGCCGCGGCTGACGGTGGCGCAGGCGCTGGTGACGTTCCTGGCCCGGCAGTGGTCCGAGCGCGACGGGGTGCGCCACCGGCTGATCCCCGCCTGCTTCGGCATCTTCGGCCACGGCAACGTCGCCGGGATCGGCGAGGCCCTGGCCAGTGCCGAGGTCGACCTGCCGTACCACCTGTGCCGCACCGAGCAGGGCATGGTGCACACCGCCGCCGCGTACGCCCGGATGACCGACCGGATGAGCACGCTGGCCTGCACCACCTCGATCGGCCCCGGCGCGACGAACCTGGTCACCGGCGCGGCCGGGGCGACCATCAACCGGCTGCCGGTGCTGCTGCTGCCCGGTGACATCTTCGCCACCCGGGTGGCCAACCCGGTGCTCCAGGAGCTGGAGGACCCGCGCTCGTACGACGTGAGCGTCACCGACGCGCTCCGGCCGGTGTCCCGGTACTGGGACCGGATCAACCGGCCGGAGCAACTGCCGGCGGCGCTGCTGGCCGCCATGCGGGTCCTGACCGACCCGGTCGAGACCGGCGCGGTCACCCTCGCCCTTCCGCAGGACGTGCAGGCCGAGGCGTACGACTGGCCGGCGGAGCTGTTCGCCGACCGGGTCTGGCACGTGCCGCGCCCGCGTCCGGACTCGGCGGCCGTGGACCGGGCCGCCCGGGTGGTCACCGCGGCGCGGCGGCCGCTGCTGGTCGCCGGGGGCGGGGTGATCTACAGCGGCGCGGGCGACGCGCTGCGCCGGTTCGCCGAGACGCACGGGGTGCCGGTGGCGCAGACCCAGGCCGGCACCGGCGCGCTGCCGCACGACCACCCGCTGGCGCTCGGCGCGGTCGGGGTTACCGGCACGAGCGCGGCGAACGAGGTCGCGGCCGGCGCGGACGTGGTGATCGGGGTGGGCACCCGCTACAGCGACTTCACCACGGCGTCCGGCACCCTCTTCCGAGAGGGTGCCCGCTTCGTCAACCTCACCATCAGCGGCTTCGACGGGGCGAAGCTGTCCGGGACGCCGCTCGTCGCGGACGCGCGGGAAGGCCTCGCCGCGCTCGACGCCGCGTGTGCCGGCTGGTCGACCGTGCCGGCGTACCGTGCGGAGGTTTCCGACCTGATCGGACGCTGGGCGGTGGTGGCCGAGCGGGCCCGGCACGCGGCGCCGGACGCGCGGCCCACCCAGACCGCGGTGATCGGCGCGGTCAACGACGCCGCCGGCCCGCGCGACGTGGTGGTCTGCGCGGCCGGGTCGATGCCCGGTGACCTGCACCGGCTGTGGCGCAGCGCCGACCCGAAGAGCTACCACGTCGAGTACGGCTACTCGTGCATGGGCTACGAGATCCCCGGCGGCCTCGGGGTGAAGCTGGCCGCGCCGGACCGCGAGGTGTTCGTGCTGGTCGGTGACGGGTCGTACCTGATGCTGCCGAGCGAGCTCGCCACCGCGGTGGCCGACGGGGTGAAGCTGGTCGTCGTGCTGGTCGACAACGACGGGTTCGCCTCGATCGGCCGGCTGTCGGAGAGCGTCGGCGCGCAGCGGCTCGGCACCGCGTACGAGGACCGCGCCGGGGCACCGCTGCCGGTCGACCTGGGGGCCAACGCGGCGAGCCTCGGCGCGGACCTGATCCGGGTGTCGACGACGGCGGAGCTGCGCGCGGCGCTGGAGACGGCGAGGGCGGCGTCGCGGACCACCGTTGTGCACGTGCGGACCGACCGGTTCGAGGCCGGCCCCGACGGCGGCGCCTGGTGGGACGTGCCGGTCGCCGAGGTCTCCACGACCGCGGCGGCGCGGGCGGCCCGGGCCGGTTATGAGGAGGGGCGCAAAGCCCGGCACACCCGTCTTCGCCCGGCCTGA
- the iolB gene encoding 5-deoxy-glucuronate isomerase: protein MRTPDAHLAWGSTARAPWALEVTPERAGWTYAGLRVLTLPPGGTVTVHTAAEEMLVLPLAGAATVHCDGLSLALTGRASVFAAVTDFAYLPRDATATIEGEGRFALPSARATRRLSPRYGAARDVPVELRGAGPASRQVNNFCAPDAFDCDRLVAVEVLTPGGNWSSYPPHKHEEDRVHDDGRVEAELEEIYYFEVAGGAPGDETGPVGYQRVYGIDRRPIDVLAEVRGGDVVLVPHGYHGPSMAAPGYHLYYLNVLAGPGRNRTMACVDDPRHGWIRASWVDQVVDPRLPLTGPTTREA from the coding sequence GTGAGGACGCCGGACGCCCACCTGGCGTGGGGCAGCACCGCCCGGGCGCCCTGGGCGTTGGAGGTCACTCCGGAGCGGGCCGGCTGGACGTACGCGGGCCTGCGGGTGCTCACCCTGCCGCCGGGCGGCACCGTCACCGTCCACACCGCAGCGGAGGAGATGCTGGTCCTGCCGCTGGCCGGCGCCGCGACCGTGCACTGCGACGGGTTGTCGCTCGCGTTGACCGGACGGGCGTCGGTGTTCGCCGCGGTCACCGACTTCGCCTACCTGCCCCGCGACGCCACCGCCACGATCGAGGGGGAGGGACGGTTCGCCCTGCCCTCGGCCCGGGCGACCCGCCGACTCTCGCCCCGCTACGGCGCCGCCCGGGACGTGCCGGTCGAGCTGCGCGGCGCCGGACCGGCCAGCCGCCAGGTCAACAACTTCTGCGCCCCGGACGCCTTCGACTGTGACCGCCTCGTCGCCGTCGAGGTGCTGACCCCCGGCGGCAACTGGTCGTCGTACCCGCCGCACAAGCACGAGGAGGACCGGGTCCACGACGACGGGCGGGTCGAGGCGGAGCTGGAGGAGATCTACTACTTCGAGGTGGCCGGCGGCGCGCCCGGCGACGAGACCGGCCCGGTCGGCTACCAGCGGGTCTACGGCATCGACCGGCGGCCCATCGACGTGCTCGCCGAGGTGCGCGGCGGGGACGTGGTGCTGGTCCCGCACGGCTACCACGGGCCGTCGATGGCCGCGCCCGGCTACCACCTCTACTACCTCAACGTGCTGGCCGGGCCCGGGCGGAACCGCACCATGGCCTGTGTGGACGATCCGCGGCACGGCTGGATCCGGGCGAGCTGGGTCGACCAGGTCGTCGACCCGCGGCTGCCCTTGACCGGCCCGACGACCCGGGAGGCGTGA
- a CDS encoding aldolase produces MSTEYDALTLTRAHRPQAIAEAAAGRTRRPWPDHGRPLFIIAADHPARGALGVRDRPMAMAGRADLLDRLRLALSRPGVDGVLGTPDVLEDLLLLGALEDRLAIGSMNRGGLSGATFELDDRFTAYDADSIAAMRYDGGKMLCRIDPDDPGTAPTLQACARAVTSLAAHRTVALVEPLWVARTDGRVHADLRPEAVIKGVSVGQALGATSAYTWLKLPAIDEMERVMAATTLPVLLLGGDPVEAPDVVYARWQRALRLPGVRGLVVGRALLYPPDDDVAAAVDVAGSLLPTGQDA; encoded by the coding sequence GTGAGCACCGAGTACGACGCGCTGACCCTCACCCGCGCGCACCGGCCACAGGCGATCGCGGAGGCGGCCGCCGGCCGCACCCGCCGGCCCTGGCCGGACCACGGGCGACCCCTGTTCATCATCGCCGCCGACCATCCGGCCCGCGGCGCCCTCGGCGTCCGGGACCGGCCGATGGCCATGGCCGGGCGCGCCGACCTGCTCGACCGGCTGCGCCTGGCGCTGTCCCGGCCCGGCGTCGACGGGGTGCTCGGCACCCCCGACGTCCTGGAGGACCTGCTGCTGCTCGGCGCGCTGGAGGACCGGCTGGCGATCGGGTCGATGAACCGGGGTGGGCTGTCCGGGGCGACCTTCGAACTCGACGACCGGTTCACCGCGTACGACGCCGACAGCATCGCCGCCATGCGCTACGACGGCGGCAAGATGCTCTGCCGCATCGACCCGGACGACCCGGGCACCGCCCCGACGCTGCAGGCCTGCGCCCGGGCGGTCACCTCCCTCGCCGCGCACCGCACGGTCGCCCTGGTGGAGCCGCTGTGGGTGGCGCGCACCGACGGCCGGGTGCACGCCGACCTGCGTCCCGAGGCCGTCATCAAGGGCGTCAGCGTCGGCCAGGCGCTCGGCGCGACCTCCGCGTACACCTGGTTGAAGCTGCCGGCCATCGACGAGATGGAGCGGGTGATGGCGGCCACCACCCTGCCGGTCCTGCTGCTCGGCGGTGACCCGGTCGAGGCCCCCGACGTGGTGTACGCCCGCTGGCAGCGGGCGCTGCGGCTGCCCGGCGTACGCGGACTGGTGGTCGGCCGGGCGCTGCTCTACCCGCCGGACGACGACGTGGCCGCCGCCGTCGACGTGGCCGGCTCGCTGCTCCCCACCGGGCAGGACGCGTGA
- the iolC gene encoding 5-dehydro-2-deoxygluconokinase has protein sequence MLDVLTIGRVGVDIYPLQVGTALADVETFGRFLGGSPTNVAVAASRQGLRSGVITRTGADAFAAYVHRALREFGVDDSQVRPVEGLPTPITFCEIFPPDHFPLWFYRTPTAPDLQIRPEELDGDAIAAARIFWLTGTGLCQQPSRNAHTAALEVRAGRPHTVLDLDYRPMFWPDAAEATAAIAEVLPQVTVTVGNLDEVEVAVGTRDPERAAGLLLDRGPRLAVVKLGPDGVLARTATETVRVPPVPVDVVNGLGAGDAFGGALCLGLLRDWPLERTLRFANAAGAIVASRLACSAAMPDHAETLALLRAVQPEPPSTAAAGGENR, from the coding sequence ATGCTGGATGTGCTCACCATCGGCCGGGTCGGGGTGGACATCTATCCGTTGCAGGTCGGCACCGCGCTGGCCGACGTCGAGACGTTCGGCCGCTTCCTCGGCGGGAGCCCGACCAATGTGGCCGTCGCGGCCAGCCGGCAGGGACTGCGTTCCGGCGTGATCACCCGCACCGGGGCCGATGCGTTCGCCGCGTACGTGCACCGGGCGCTGCGCGAGTTCGGCGTCGACGACAGCCAGGTCCGCCCGGTCGAGGGGCTGCCCACCCCGATCACCTTCTGCGAGATCTTCCCGCCGGACCACTTCCCGCTCTGGTTCTACCGCACCCCGACCGCCCCGGACCTGCAGATCCGGCCCGAGGAACTGGACGGCGACGCGATCGCGGCCGCCCGGATCTTCTGGCTCACCGGCACCGGGCTGTGCCAGCAGCCGAGCCGGAACGCGCACACCGCCGCGCTTGAGGTCCGCGCCGGGCGGCCGCACACCGTGCTGGACCTGGACTACCGGCCGATGTTCTGGCCCGACGCGGCCGAGGCGACGGCGGCGATCGCCGAGGTGCTGCCGCAGGTCACCGTGACCGTCGGCAACCTCGACGAGGTGGAGGTCGCCGTCGGCACCCGCGATCCCGAGCGGGCCGCCGGGCTGCTGCTCGACCGTGGGCCCCGGCTGGCGGTGGTGAAGCTCGGGCCGGACGGGGTGCTCGCCCGCACCGCCACCGAGACCGTCCGGGTGCCGCCGGTGCCGGTCGACGTGGTCAACGGGCTCGGCGCCGGCGACGCGTTCGGCGGCGCGCTCTGCCTGGGGCTGCTGCGCGACTGGCCGCTGGAGCGCACGCTGCGCTTCGCCAACGCCGCCGGCGCGATCGTCGCCTCCCGCCTGGCCTGCTCGGCCGCCATGCCGGACCACGCCGAGACCCTGGCGCTGCTCCGCGCCGTCCAACCGGAACCACCGTCGACCGCTGCCGCGGGAGGAGAAAACCGGTGA
- a CDS encoding GntR family transcriptional regulator, which produces MPGPEIAVDRSSPVPLYFQVAEQFAAAIQRGELAPGDRLDSELQLADRLGLSRPTVRQAIQHLVDKGLIIRRRGVGTQVVRGEVRRSVELTSLHDDLLRAGQRPSTSVLELATAPCPAGVADALGVPVGSEVWHLRRLRFSDGDPLAVMENWLPADLVRLSLDALQANGLYAILRASGMRIRGAHQRIGARAASTVEAQMLGERRGAPLLTLTRTAYDDRGRYVEHGAHIYRGSRYSLEVTVAER; this is translated from the coding sequence GTGCCCGGCCCCGAGATCGCGGTCGACCGGAGCAGCCCGGTCCCGCTCTACTTCCAGGTCGCCGAGCAGTTCGCGGCGGCGATCCAGCGCGGCGAGCTGGCGCCGGGTGACCGGCTGGACAGCGAGTTGCAGCTCGCCGACCGGCTCGGGCTGTCCCGCCCGACCGTCCGGCAGGCCATCCAACACCTGGTCGACAAGGGGTTGATCATCCGCCGCCGCGGGGTGGGCACCCAGGTGGTGCGCGGCGAGGTCCGCCGGTCGGTGGAGCTGACCAGCCTCCACGACGACCTGCTGCGCGCCGGCCAGCGACCGTCCACCTCGGTGCTGGAACTGGCCACCGCACCCTGCCCGGCCGGCGTCGCCGACGCGCTCGGCGTGCCCGTGGGCAGCGAGGTCTGGCACCTGCGCCGGTTGCGCTTCTCCGACGGCGACCCGCTCGCGGTGATGGAGAACTGGCTCCCGGCCGACCTGGTCCGGCTCAGCCTCGACGCCCTGCAGGCGAACGGCCTGTACGCGATCCTGCGCGCCAGCGGCATGCGGATCCGCGGCGCGCACCAGCGGATCGGGGCGCGGGCCGCGAGCACGGTGGAGGCCCAGATGCTCGGCGAGCGGCGAGGCGCGCCGCTGCTCACCCTGACCCGCACCGCGTACGACGACCGGGGGCGCTACGTCGAGCACGGCGCGCACATCTACCGGGGCAGCCGCTACTCGCTGGAGGTCACGGTCGCGGAGCGGTGA